ACCCGGCGGCACCTTCTGCCCCGTGGCCGGATGCTCCCACACCGGATCCCGCACCAGCTCGATCACGGCGAAGCGTCCCACCGGGGTCTCCCAGCCGGGCCGCCCCACGGCCACGGGAAAGCGGCGCAGCTCACGGCCGCCCTCCAGCACGCGCACGTGGCGCTGACGGCGGTCCAGCACCACCTCCCGGGATCCGGGCACTGCAGGGCCTGCGGTCTGGGCCAGGGCCCCCGCGCCCCCCAACGGCAGGGCCTGGAGGCTGAGGGCCAGCACCAACCCCGGGAGCGACCGGAGCACGG
This sequence is a window from Cyanobium sp. PCC 7001. Protein-coding genes within it:
- a CDS encoding L,D-transpeptidase gives rise to the protein MLRSLPGLVLALSLQALPLGGAGALAQTAGPAVPGSREVVLDRRQRHVRVLEGGRELRRFPVAVGRPGWETPVGRFAVIELVRDPVWEHPATGQKVPPGPSNPLGSRWIGFHRDCRGRRGFNGRNYLVVEGCVSAGFHGTPNRESVGQAVSHGCVRLFDEHARELFELVRIGTPVTVLP